A window of Rhodothermales bacterium genomic DNA:
GAGGACTTTGGCGTCCAGCTGGGACGGGTTGTTGATGGTTTCTACGGAGATATAGCCGACTTCAGGGGTAGGGAATGAAATCTTCCATCCCCATTCACCGGAGACGGACGGCCCGCGCGTACTCCGGTAGACGCGGGTCCAGGTCTGGCCGCCATCCTCGGTCCGGATGACCACGGCGTCGCCGTCGAGGCTCGAACCGGTGCCACCGGTGGCAATCCCCGTGTTCTCGTCGAAGAAATGGAGGTCAACCAAGGTGGATGCGACGTCGGCCACCGATCGTCCGGTCCACGTGATCCCTCCGTTCACGGTTTTCACGACCGTGGGCGCACCGTGGAATGCACCTACACCGTACGCGACATCGGCTGAAACGGCTACCATGCCACAGATTCCGTCCGGAAGCTGCCCTTCAATCCGGTGGGAGATGTTGGTCCAGTGTTCGCCGCCGTCCCGGGTTTCCCAAAGGACACTTCCCGGGGTGAAGACGGAGCCCGCCCATCCCACGCGTTCGTCAATGAAGGCCGTGGACCGGAACGCTACGGACGTCTCCTTGAGCTGCAGCATCCAGGAAAATCCAGCGTCCGGGGTATGCCAGATTTCACCCCGGGTGTTGACCATCCATCCCTTTTCCGGATTCACGAACTTGATGTCGTCGAACCGGCCGTCCGCTACGGGCGCGAAGCGCACGCGTTCCCAGGTGGGCACGGTTGTTGGGACGCTCTGCGCCAGAATGGGCAGCGGGGTGAGGACGGCTGCTCCAGCGGAAAGTCCGGTCACGGCAATCAGTACATAAGAACAGAGTCGACAAACAGGGCGGATCGTATCGGTCAGGCGCATGGACGCACGGGAAAAGATTGGATGGATCGGCAAGCCGGATTCAATCCTTCAAATTACTGTGTTTCCCGCCGGAAAGAAGGGCAAAAATCACGGCCTCTGTCAGGTATGCTACCCGCCCTCGATCCTAGCGTCTGATGGCAAATCCGGCACCGATCAGGAAGTCCGGCATCGTATCGGTCAGCCCGAAACCCGTGTATACATCCAGTTGGAAGGCGGGACGGATGAGGCTGGTCACGCCGAGGTTGAGCTGCAGACCCGTATCGATCCCGTCCTGGAAGCGGGCCAGGGCTTCCACGAAGCCGTTCAAGCCGGCAGTGAGGCCGAACCCCGTGGACAGGGACGACTCCAGGATGCTGTCATTGCCCCGGCCGACAATGGCGCCGCGGATTTGTCCGCTCATGGATACCCGCTCGTTCACGGCGCGGCCGGCGGTTACGAGGGCAGATGGATCCAGGCGGTCCGATGTGAACGCGGCATCGCCTGTGGGCAGCGAAAGGGCGCCGATGACGGCAATGTCCCATCCGGACAGGGTGGGGCCCAGTTGGTATTTCACGCCGACGGACGCATCCGAAAAGCCGTTGGTATCCCCGGGATCATCCATGGACAGGAAGGACGGGACACCCAGGCGGAGTTCCAACCGGTCCATCAGGCCGTAGCGGACCAGGAGTTCGCCGGCGGCAAGGGTATTGAACGCGGAGGTGGTGGCGTACGAGAGGCCGCCCTCCAGTTGAAGCATGCCGGCCGGGACGGAGACCGGGCTTTCGGTGAAATCCGGACGATCCGTAATGAGGGGGGTGGTTGGCGGCGCAACCTGTGCCGTGGCCTGGGGTGTGGCGAGGAAGGCCGGGAGGGCCAGGAGCAGCGTCAACAGTCCGCGGAAGTACGTCCGGGACCATGGCGTCGTAGAAAACAGCGTTGGTTTCATGGGAGAAGCGAGGACTGGATGAAAAGGGCACTGGATGAAAAGGAGGCTGCAACGGACGTGAGGCGCGTCCGTTTTAGTCAAGGCTAAACCGGGGTAAGGGGCGGGATGTTCCGAGGGGGCACGCGCCGTTGGTGCCGAGAAGGAAGTCAGATGTAGGAGTCGGTTCCGGATGCGGCGGCGATGTCCAGCATGATTCCCACGTTGGCATGGCCTTCCGTGGTTCCGACTTCCGGCGGATGTTTGCCCTCGATGGCTTCCACGAAGTCGTTGAACAATCCGTCGAACGGGCGACGGGTGTCGTGGTCAAACGGACCCGTGTGGGTTACGATGCGGCCTCCGCCGTGCCGGCCCATGGTGTCTTCGCAGGTGGCCCATCCGGCATCGCCGTAGAGTTCCACGCGGGAAAGGGACGCGAACTGGACCGATACGCAGAGTTCGGCGGTCGCGCCGGAGGCGAACTGAAGGATGGCCACCGTGGTCTCGTCATGCGCGCTCCCGAATTTGGCGTGGCTGTACACGGACCGGATGGACGTGATGTCGCCGCAGGTCGGGGCCATGAACCACCGGATCTGGTCAATACAGTGGGTGCCGTTGGCCGCCAGGCTCCACCACCGTCCGGTCTCCGGTGCGCCCCGCCAGTTCGAACCGTCGGCGGCGGCGAAGGTCCACTGGATGCGCATGTGCCGCAGGGTCCCCAGTGCCCCGTCCTGGACGTGCCACTGGAGCGCCCGGTGACCGGTATGCCACCGCATGTGATACGCCATGGCCAGCATGACGTCGTTTTCCCGGCAGGCATCCGCAATCGCCCGGCACTCCTCCAGGCTCGTGGCCATGGGCTTCTCCAGCAGGATGTGTTTGCCGGCGCGGGCGGCCGCCACGGCCTGGGCGCGATGCAGGCGGTCGGGCGTGGCGATAATGACCGCATGCAGGTCGGGATCCGCCAGCATCGCGCCCAGGTCCGTATGGACGGGCTGCTCCGCAGCCAGTCCATGTCGCTTCGCGAAGGCGGCCGCCCGCCCCGCGTCGCGGCTGAGCACACTCCAGAGGCGCGCCCGGTCGTGGGCACGGACGGCCGGGGCATGCTGGTCGTCCGCAATGCCGCCCGGGCCGAGGATTCCGACGTTGATCATGATGCGTTAACGGGATGGTAATGATGAGGTCCAACGCGCGCACCAAGTTACGGTCGCACCAACAAGCGAGCGAACGTGCGCGTACGAACCATCTGGATTTCCGACCTGCATCTGGGCAGCCGGTACGCCCGGGCGGCCGACGTCCTGGACTTCATCCGTACCTGGGAGTGTGAACACCTGTATCTGGTCGGGGACATCTTCGACGGCTGGGCGCTGACCCGCAGCTGGTTCTGGCCACAGGAGCACAACGATGTGGTCCAGAAAATCCTCCGATACAGCCGCAAAGGCACGCCCATCACCTACATTCCCGGCAACCACGATGCGTTCGCCCGGGAATTCCTGGACCTCCAACTGGGCAACATCCGCGTGGAGCCCTCCGCCGTCCACACCCTCATGGACGGCAGGCGGCTTCTGGTCCTGCATGGCGACGAGTTCGATGGCATCATCCGGTTCGCGCCCTGGTTGCAACGCGTGGGTGCGGTGGCGTACGGCATCGCACTCGGATTGAATGAGGTACTGAATCGCATCCGCACGATGCTCGACAAGCCGTATTGGTCCCTGTCCGCCTACCTGAAGCATCGCACAAAAAAAGCCCTGCAGTACATTGACCAATTCGAAGAACTGGTAGCCGAAAAAGCCCGCACACACGGCGTGGACGGCGTGGTCTGCGGGCACATCCACCACGCCGAAATGCGGGACATCGACGGCGTGTCGTACATGAATTGCGGCGACTGGGTGGAGAGTTGCACGGCGCTGGTTGAGCACCTGGATGGCCGCCTGGAGATCGTCCGGCACATGGCCGAACCCACCACCGGGACATCCCGTTCAATCGAGCGCGACCCGAACCAGATCGAGATGTTCTACGAAGGCGACGGCCTTCCGGCGAACGTGGCCAAACCCATCCCCACCCCTTGACCCGCCCCATCATGCGCGTATTGTTCTGTATACAGGGAGAGGGACGGGGCCATATGACGCAGGCCATCGCGCTTGCGGAATGGCTCCGGGATGCCGGGCATGAGGTGGTCGCAGCGCTGGTCGGCAATGCGGACGGGCGGACGCCACCGCGCTTCCTGTCCGATGCCCTTGCCTGCCCGGTGGAAGCACACGCCAGTCCGGTCATCAAGCTGGACCGGGATTCCCGCTCCCTCGACGTGTGGAAAACGACTACGTTCGCCCTGCGTCGGCTCTGGACGTACCGGAGGAGCGTGGCGCATCTGGAAGAGCGGATTGCCGCATGGCATCCGGATGTCGTCGTGAATTTCTACGAGCCCCTACTGGGTCTGGCACGGCACGTCCGAGTGCCCATCGTGGCCATTGCGCATCAATACATGTTCCACCACCCGCGGTATCCGTTCGCCGAGGGAACGTGGTTCCAGCGTCGGTCCATGCTCACGTTCACGCGGCTCACGTCGGCCACCGCCACGCGACTCCTGGCACTCAGCCTGTATCCGGGCGAGGACCTGCCCGGGCACAACCTGCGTGTGGTCCCGCCGCTGCTCCGCAAGGAGTTGTTCGCATTGACCCCCCGGCGCGTGGAGCCGGACTATCTGCTGGTGTACCTGTGGCGCCCCGAACTCCTGCCGGAAATCCGCGAGTGGTGTGACGATTGGCCGCGGTTCCGGGTCCATTGCTTCCTGGAGCATCCCGAGAAAGCCAAGGATGACCCCATCCGGCCCAACCTGACGCTGCATCATCTGGATGCGGACCGGTTCCTGCAGATGATGGCGACGTGTTCGGGTGTGGCCACCACGGCCGGATTCGAGACCACCGCCGAGGCCATGTACCTCGGGAAGCCGCTCCTCATGGTTCCGACCCACATCGAACAACAGTGCAACGCCCGCGATGCGGCGGACATGGGTGCAGCCATTGCCTGCCCCTCATTCGACCTGGAACGCCTGGAGCACATCACGCCATCCGATCAGACGGCGTTCAGGGCATGGGTCGCTTCTGCTTCCGAGGTCTTCATCCAGGAGTTGGAGCAGGTGGCTGGCCTGCCGACGCGTCCTGATCCCGGAAAACGCCCGCAATCACGCGCCGTCGGTGTGCAAAAATTCGCCCCAGTTGCCAGCTGACGGCGGGATAGACGAGGTCGCCCAGGGGTGAAAGCGGCAGCTTCCAGCGCACCCGGTCGGTAATGAGCGTCCGCCCCTCTTCCTCGCGGAACGAATGGGTATGGATCCACTGCGCGTACGGGCCCTTCAACTGGGTATCCTCGAACGAATGAGGAGGATTCCAGGCTGTGATTTCGGTCCGCCAATTGAACGGAATGCCGGCCAGACGCAACCGGTAATCGATCAGCGCGCCGACTTTCATGTCGATGGGTTGGGGCGAAAGGATGCTGAATTTGAGTTCGTTCGGCGTAATCCGCTCCAGGTTCGATGCGTCGGCGAAAAAGGCAAATACCTCATCCAGCGGCCGGTCAATCCACTGTTCGGACTCCAATACGTGTTCAATCATGTGCGTACGCGAGATGCGAGCTTGCGGGCCCGCTCTTCATTGGATTCAGGTTCGTACACGTCGGGATCGTCGAGCGCGACCTGGGGGTCTATTTTCGGAAGCGCATCCCACGACTGGCTCGTGACGATGGCCTCGAGGTTGCGGATGCGCTCCACGAGCCGCTCGTTTTCTTCCGAGAGCGTTTTGAATTCGTGTTCCAGACTGGAGGTGGAATCGCCCAGTTGCAGCTGTTTTTCCCTGAACTTGAGCCATTCGGAAAAAGCGCCGACCAGGATGGCAGCAAGAGGAATAAGGACCCAGATCATGTGGTGCAGGGGGACGCGTGGAGACGAAGCTTTGTAAAAAATATACGCCGGAATTCGCGCCGGGTTGTACCATACGGAAACACAAACCCTTCCTGCCATGACACTCCGGTCTTCATTCGCGCTCCTCCTTGTCCTTGCCATGTCCACGTCGGCGTGCGCACAGGCCCCTGACGCCCGCCTCATTGCCGAGGCCTTGTCTGCAGCTCCTGCCTCCTTCCATGACGTGGCCACCATCTATGGTTACAACGATGACGGCACGTATCGCGTCATTCGCGAAGGCACTTCCGAGTTCTATTGTGTCGGCGACGATCCTGCGCGGGAAGGGTTCGAGGCCTCCTGCTGGCAGGGTGCCTTGAATCCGTATCTGGTCCGCGGACGGGTGTTGCGTGCGGACGGCATGGCCGGGATGGAAACGGTGAACGCCCGGGAAGCGGAAATCGAGGCCGGTACGCTGGCCTGGTTCGAGGGCTCGGCGACCCAGTACATCCGGTACGGGGACGAAGCCTACTACGACGAGACGGCGGGTGAGGTCGTGGGGTCGGAGCTCCGGTACGTGGTATACGTGCCCTATGCCACGCCCGAATCGACCGGCCTGCCGCTCGAACCCATGACACCCGGTGGACCGTGGTTGATGACGCCCGGTTCGTTCCGGGCCCACATCATGGTGCTGCCTGTTTCCGCTCCATGAGGACGCGGGCCTCGTGTCCGATGTGTGCCTCGCCGCGTTCTTCGGCCAATTGGATTTGTCTCTGACGCTCCCGGAGCCGTTCGCGGTCGGACTCGCTCCGTTCGTGCGAGCAATGGCGGCAACTTACACCTTCCTCGAACGATTCGAGTGAACGGTCTTCTTCCGTAATGGGCATGCGACAGGCGTGGCACATGTCGAACCGGCCGGGCTCGAGATCATGATTCACGGTCACACGACCGTCAAACACGAAGCACTCGCCGTTCCACCGCGTACGTTCTGCCGGAACCTCTTCCAGGTATTTCAGGATACCCCCCTGCAGGTGGTACACCTTTTCGAATCCCTGAGCCCGCAGATAGGACGTCGCCTTCTCACAGCGGATGCCTCCCGTGCAGAACATGGCCACCGGCCGGTCCTTGCGCCCCGCCAGCTCCTTCTCGACGAACGCCGGAAACTCCCGGAAGGACTTGGTGCGGGGGTTGACCGCACCTTCGAACGTGCCCACGGTGACTTCGTAGTCGTTGCGCGTATCGACCAGAAGCACATCCGGGTCGGATATCAGTTCGTTCCACTCGGACGGCGGCACATACGTGCCCACGATCAGGTTCGGGTCCACGCCCTCCACGCCCAATGTGACGATTTCTTTCTTGAGGCGCACCTTGGGGCGCAGGAACGGCATGTCGTCGGAAACGGACTCCTTGTGGACGAGATCGGCAAATCCGTCGACGGCCCGCACCGCAGCGAGCACGTGGTCCACGCCTGCCTTCGGGCCCGCAATCGTGCCGTTCAATCCCTCGTGTGCGACCAGAATGGTTCCCCGGACCTTCGCGGACTCCAAGACGGTCTGCAGGTGTTCGCGGACCGCATCCGGGTCGTCAATGGAATGGAATTTGTAAAACGCAGCTACGGTGACGGGCTCAGTCATGCATCTTGGCCACTTCGCGGGCCACTTCGTTCGGAATCAACATGGTCAGGTTGTACTGCGCGACCTTCCATCCGGATTCCGTGAGCAGCAGGACGCCCGAACCCCGCGTATTGCCCAGGTTTTCGTTGTAGAGCCGTTCGTCGAACCAGGCGACGTCGCCTTTCACGACCACGTGCCGCTCCTTCATTTCATACGTCCACCCGGTCCCCGTGGCGAAGCGTGCCCGGGTATACTCCTTGAAATCGGCGATCGGCCAACGCTCGCTGGCGTCCGTTCCCAGGAAGACGGCATCATCCGTGTACAGCGCGAAATACGCATCGAAATCGGCGCGGGAGGCCTGTTCGTGGATCTGGTCCAGAACGTGGTTCACCGCATCCTCAGGCGACTGGGCCTGCGCCGGTATGGCAGAAGCAAACCAGAACGTGGTGGCCGTCAACAGGGCAACGCCCAGTCGGCGGGCGGGAGAGAAGCTGAAAGAGCGCATCATCAGGAAAAATCCTCCGCTTCAAAGCCCGCGTCACGGTGCGAACCGTCACAGAAGGGCTTGTTTTTTGAGTTTCCGCAGCGACAAAGGGCTGTCTTGGTGCCTTTCCATCGGATTTTGCCGCTGGCAGCGCGAATGGCCAGGTTGCCCTGGACCAGGAGCGGGCCGTTCCGGGACGGGGTGACCTTGAGCGGGCCACCCAGGGATTCCAGACCGGGGCCACATTCACCAACGGCCCCGGGATCGTCGAATGCGATTTCCTTGTGACTGTTGTCACAGAACGGCTTGTTCTTCGACTGGCCACACCGGCACAGCGCGGCCCGATAGGCTACACCGGGCATATCGGGTTGGGCCCCCGCCACGTCCAGTTCACCCTCCACGTACAGCGGGCCGTTCGGAGCGACCGTGACGGTATTCTCCGGGGCCGGGGATTCCTGGATCGTGCCGTTCTTGTCCATGGTCGCCAGTGCACCGGACGGGCAGCGACGCACGATTTCGTCCACGTCGTCAACGGCCACCAGGTCCGGTTGCCCCCAGGGCTTGCGACCGTACTCGAACAGCGGACTGTTGGCCCGGACACATTCACTGGCATGGATGCAAAGCCGGCCGTCCCAGGTCACTTTGCGTTCTTTTCCTTCAAATTCGAGTATGGGATTGCGGGGCATGATGCGGGGTTGGAAGTAAAAGTTGGCAATTCGTACAATCTAAGCCCAAGCTCGAACGATGCAAACCCATGCCCATCGACCCTATTCCGTTCACACTGGTCCTTGAGGGCCTGATCTTTCTCGTTGCCGCGTGGATTTCCGCGCGGTTTCCGGCCCGGAAAATCAATCTGACGTACGGGTACCGGACGAAAGCCTCCATGGCCAGCCAGGAACGGTGGGATTTTGCCCAGGCCTATGCGCGCCGAGAGATGACCCGCGGCGGACTGTACCTCATTGCCGGTGGGTTGGTGCTTGCGACGCTGCCCATCCCCGGTCAGATCGTGCTGGACCTGATCGTTGTACTTGGCGGGACCGTCTGGGTGTGTGTATGGCTGTACCGCAAGACCGAGGCGGCCATATCGGCCCGGTTCGACAGCGGGCACGCGTCCTAGAAGGCTGTTGAAGAAGTGGAGGGCCCCTCGAGCGAGGGTCTTACGAGGCGCAGCGGGCCGACATCGGCCCGGGGAAGGGCGACGACGCGATGCAATTGTATCGTGGAGGAGCCATGACAAAGTATCCGCCCGTAACCCCCTCGCTCCCAGAGGGTTCGGGCGGCATGACATCATCTTCGGTGTTGTTCCTCCTATGAGTAGCTATGGCTACGCAAACGTCGGAACGCCTTGAATCAGATGTCATGGCGCTCCGAACGAGGGGTCCTCAACTTTTTCAACAGCCTTCTAGCGGGCCGCGTCAACGGCCCTGCGGCTCCTCCCGGTTCAACTGGATGATGTCCGCGTTCCAGTTCGTCTCGCCCAGGAGGTGCTCGACGAAATACTCGGCCCGCAGCCAGAACCAGTAGTCGGACATGTTGCCGTAGCCGTGGCGCTGGCCAGGGAACAGGAAGAAGTCGAACCGCTTGTTCGCCTTTATGAGCGCATCGGCCATGCGAATGGTGGCGGCCGGGTGCACGTTGTTGTCCTCGTCGCTCGTGACCAGGAGTAGACGCCCTTTCAGGTTCTTGGCCAATTCCTGATTCGTATCGATATCGTACTTGAAGCTCACATCACCCGAATCGCTCACCACTTCCTCGACGCCGTGGTGGTGCTCCGACCAGTTCCGGTTGTAGATGGTGTTGTCGTGGTTGCCCGACGATGATACCGCCACCTTGAAGAAGTCCGGATAGACGAGCATGGCTGCCGTCGACATGAAACCGCCACCGGAGTGGCCGTAAATACCCACGCGGTCCAGGTCGATCCAGTCGTGCCGGTCGGCCAGTTGTTCAGCGGCCGCCTTCTTGTCGGCCAGCCCGTAGTCGCGGAGGTTGCCATAGCCGTAGGTGTGGTACCACTTGGAGCGATCGGGATGCCCGCCCCGGTTGCCCACCGTGACCACGATCATCCCGAACTGCGCCAGGGCCGTCTCGTAGGGCGCGGTCGTGAACATTTTGGCCACGGCTTCCGTCTGGGGGCCGGGGTACACGTATTCCACAATGGGATACGTGCGCGTGGAGTCGAAATCAAACGGCTTGTACATGACGCCGTACAGGTCGGTAATGCCGTCGGCGGCCTTCACCGTGTAGGGTTCCGGGAAGCGGAATCCGGCCGCGAACAGGCTCGAGAAGTCGGCGGTCTCCAGGTCGACAACCGTGCGACCGCTGGCGTCCAGAACGGTGGACCGTGGGACCTGGTCCACACGGGAGAAATTGGTGACGAAATAACGCCCTGATTCAGAGGCCGATGAGCGGTGATCCCGATCACCCGGATTCAACAGGCGCAGGTCCGATCCGTCAAGCCCCACGCGGTACAGATGTTGGTAGTACGGGTCTTCGCCAGACTCCCGCGCATTGGCCTGGAAGAAGACATGTCCCCGGTCTTCGTCCACACGCTGGACACCCCGGACCGACCAGGGTCCCCTCGTGAGCCGGTTCCGCAGCGTTCCGTCGGCGGCGTAGCGGTACAGATGGGCCCATCCGTCGCGTTCCGACCACCAGATGAAGTCGCCATTGGAGAGCAGGTCCGGGGTTCGAACGTCGATGTAGGTATTGAAGCGTTCCTCAAGGACCACGTCAACCTGTCCGGACGCCGCGTCCGCGCGCAACAGGTCCACGCGCTTGTGGTCCCGGCTCATCCGGTACAAGAGGAACGAGCCCGGGTCGTTGGTCAGCCACTGCGCGGAGAACGGACGCTCGTCGCCAGCATAGCGGAACTGGGGCGCTGAGAACACGGAGACTTCCTGATCGACCCACAGGCTGTCCTGAAGCGCCCAGACCGAGTCGGCCACCACACTGCCCACTTCGAGGTGATACTGGGCCACGTTCTCCTCACCCGGCAGTCCGTACTTGTAGGTCTCAAGCTCAGGGCGCTCGTTCCCGACCGAATGGATGATCCAGAGGTCGCCCACCTTCCGGACGTCCATGCGCATGACGGTGAAATACTCCGATCCAGGCGACCATACAATCGGCGCGCGCTTGCGGTCATCCTTCTTCTTCTCCACCTCCTGCGCCGTGTCGCCGTGGTGCTGCCCCAGCCGCCACGTGCTGGCCACGTAGGAGAAGAACTCCTCGCCGTCATGGGTGAGCTGGATTTCTTCCACTTCTACCTTCTTTTCGGCTTCATCCGCCTTGTCCCCGGTCTTTCCGCGTCGGGCATCGAGGATGCGGACGTAATCCTCGCCGCTCATCTTGTACAGATTCTCGTGCCGCGCGAACAGCACCCACGCGCCGTCGGGTGACACGGAGGCCCACGACGGGTGGTTGTCCGGCTTTTCCGGATCGGTCAATTCGCGGAGGACCTGTGCGCGACGGTCATACTCGAAGTAGAAGACCTTGTCGCGCATCTCCTTTTTCTCGGTGACCGTGGAATCCTGCTGGGTATTGCCGCGCTCTGCTTCCTCCGACGGAACCTCTTCCTTCTGCGACGACGTCACTTCGAAACGGATGGTGTTTGCATCCACGAATTTCAGATTCCGGATAGGGAGATGCCGGGCTTCGAACGGGTCCCGTACGATCCGGGTGATTTCCGCCGCCATCCAATCGCGGTCGAAGAGTTCCGACTTGGTACCGCGAACCGGATCCACCAGGCGCCAGTGCGTTCCGGTAGCATCGTCCCACTCATACCAGAACGACTCGCCGCCCTCTATCCAGCGCGGATTCACGCTGGTCGAGTGGACGAGGTCGCTCATCCGGTAGGGGGCGAACCGGGCAGCCAGGTCCCAATTGACGGTCTGGGCGGTGACGGGCGTTGAAAGGGCCAGCAGGATACCGGCAAGCAGGAGGCGGCGCATGGGGATCGGGTATGTATCTTTGAGAGCAATGGATAATAAGACCCGCGAACGCTTCCGGAAACTTTCGCGTCTTCGGAAGTGACGCGGCGCTCGGAGTGAATGAAAAACAGGGTATTGATTTTTACCCTGTCCCATACGTGATTTAACCAAGGCTAAATAGTACGTTGCATCTGTTTGTTGATCAGTCAATTATTACCATGAAGGCCACGCCACTTCTGTTGCTCCTGTTCATGCTGGCTGCCTGCTCCAGTGAGACCATCGACAATACGGGACTCACGGACCCGGACCCTGATCCGGATCCGGAACCGGTCCAGGTATCCTATGCGCAGGACATCCAACCCCTGTTCAACGCATCGTGTGGCGGGGTCGGGTGCCACATCGGTCAGGCCACGAACGGCGTATCATTGGGATCCCATGAACAAGTGACCACGTCCGTGGGTTTCCAGTACGGGACGCCAGTGGTCATCCCGGGAGATGCAGCCGGCAGCCCGATCATCGACAAAATCTCCGTGAACCCCCGATTCGGCTCCCGCATGCCGCTCGGAAGGGCACCGTTGGAAGCCGCCGACATCAATCGTGTACGAGTATGGATAGAACATGGCGCGCCGAATAATTGAATTTGCTGTCCGGGTCCAGCTGCTGGCCCTGCTGATGACGTGTCTGGCCCCTGACGTGGCTGCACAGACGTTCATTACGCGGGAAGGAACCGCCACCTTCGTATCGGAAGTGCCGCTTCACGAATTCGAGGGCACGTCCTCGGCGCTGAATGGCATGGTTGCCCTGGAAGATTCCACCGTCGATTTCTACCTGGACCTGGAAACCCTGGAGACGGGCATCGGCAAGCGGGATCGGGACATGCGGCTGACGCTGAATACCGATGAGCACCCCTTCGGTGAGTTCACCGGGAAACTCGTGTCTCCATTGGATGTGGGTCGGGAAGTGCCACAGGATGCGGTTGTGCGGGGCACGTTCACCATTAATGGGGTCTCCCGGGAGGTGGAAATCACCGGACAGTTGGAGCCTGTCGGGGAAGCGCTCCGGCTCACCGCCGCGTGGACGCTCCGACTGGAGGACTACGACATTGAACCGCCGAGCCTTCTTTTCATGAAAGTGGACTCGGAGCAGGATATCCGAATTGACGCGGTATTGCACACCCGGGACCCATGATGACCATGCATTCCATCTCCATTCGATTCATTGCGATTTGCGCATGCGCCTTGTTGGTCGTGCCCGCGCAGGCCCAGTTGACCCGGGAGCGCG
This region includes:
- a CDS encoding SdpI family protein, with the protein product MPIDPIPFTLVLEGLIFLVAAWISARFPARKINLTYGYRTKASMASQERWDFAQAYARREMTRGGLYLIAGGLVLATLPIPGQIVLDLIVVLGGTVWVCVWLYRKTEAAISARFDSGHAS
- a CDS encoding DPP IV N-terminal domain-containing protein produces the protein MRRLLLAGILLALSTPVTAQTVNWDLAARFAPYRMSDLVHSTSVNPRWIEGGESFWYEWDDATGTHWRLVDPVRGTKSELFDRDWMAAEITRIVRDPFEARHLPIRNLKFVDANTIRFEVTSSQKEEVPSEEAERGNTQQDSTVTEKKEMRDKVFYFEYDRRAQVLRELTDPEKPDNHPSWASVSPDGAWVLFARHENLYKMSGEDYVRILDARRGKTGDKADEAEKKVEVEEIQLTHDGEEFFSYVASTWRLGQHHGDTAQEVEKKKDDRKRAPIVWSPGSEYFTVMRMDVRKVGDLWIIHSVGNERPELETYKYGLPGEENVAQYHLEVGSVVADSVWALQDSLWVDQEVSVFSAPQFRYAGDERPFSAQWLTNDPGSFLLYRMSRDHKRVDLLRADAASGQVDVVLEERFNTYIDVRTPDLLSNGDFIWWSERDGWAHLYRYAADGTLRNRLTRGPWSVRGVQRVDEDRGHVFFQANARESGEDPYYQHLYRVGLDGSDLRLLNPGDRDHRSSASESGRYFVTNFSRVDQVPRSTVLDASGRTVVDLETADFSSLFAAGFRFPEPYTVKAADGITDLYGVMYKPFDFDSTRTYPIVEYVYPGPQTEAVAKMFTTAPYETALAQFGMIVVTVGNRGGHPDRSKWYHTYGYGNLRDYGLADKKAAAEQLADRHDWIDLDRVGIYGHSGGGFMSTAAMLVYPDFFKVAVSSSGNHDNTIYNRNWSEHHHGVEEVVSDSGDVSFKYDIDTNQELAKNLKGRLLLVTSDEDNNVHPAATIRMADALIKANKRFDFFLFPGQRHGYGNMSDYWFWLRAEYFVEHLLGETNWNADIIQLNREEPQGR
- a CDS encoding YceI family protein; this translates as MARRIIEFAVRVQLLALLMTCLAPDVAAQTFITREGTATFVSEVPLHEFEGTSSALNGMVALEDSTVDFYLDLETLETGIGKRDRDMRLTLNTDEHPFGEFTGKLVSPLDVGREVPQDAVVRGTFTINGVSREVEITGQLEPVGEALRLTAAWTLRLEDYDIEPPSLLFMKVDSEQDIRIDAVLHTRDP